Proteins encoded within one genomic window of Amorphoplanes friuliensis DSM 7358:
- a CDS encoding DUF305 domain-containing protein, whose product MSVRKMVVALALLALTGCSAEQPAVVPVAATVAAPNGVDVLYAQMMVVHHAQAVQLSRILLAKRDVPERVANIAGFIAQDQQREIDETNAWLVAWGRPAADPADPVIQQMHGGDAAAHGMLGADQLREVEDAAPARATELFLRQMIAHHTGAITMSRSVLEDGGNVYIRDLAAHVINEQTAENTAMRALLSPPRG is encoded by the coding sequence GTGTCCGTACGGAAAATGGTTGTGGCCCTTGCCCTGCTGGCCCTGACGGGGTGCAGTGCGGAGCAGCCGGCTGTCGTGCCGGTGGCGGCGACCGTGGCCGCGCCGAACGGTGTCGACGTGCTCTACGCGCAGATGATGGTCGTGCACCATGCGCAAGCGGTGCAGCTGAGCCGGATCCTCCTGGCCAAGCGGGATGTGCCCGAACGTGTCGCGAACATCGCCGGGTTCATCGCGCAGGACCAGCAGCGGGAGATCGACGAGACCAACGCCTGGCTGGTCGCGTGGGGGAGGCCGGCGGCTGATCCGGCCGATCCGGTGATCCAGCAGATGCACGGCGGGGACGCCGCCGCGCACGGCATGCTCGGGGCGGACCAGTTGCGGGAGGTCGAGGACGCGGCACCGGCCCGCGCGACCGAGCTGTTCCTGCGGCAGATGATCGCGCACCACACCGGGGCGATCACGATGTCCCGCTCGGTGCTCGAGGACGGCGGGAACGTCTACATCCGGGACCTGGCCGCGCACGTCATCAACGAGCAGACGGCGGAGAACACCGCGATGCGGGCGCTGCTCAGCCCACCTCGAGGCTGA
- a CDS encoding aldo/keto reductase, with amino-acid sequence MSLDSYVSLGRSGLRISPFTLGGMTFGEDNGWGCSPAEAEAIMTEYLDRGGNSIDTANIYTNGHSEKIIGDFLAARPGLRDRIVLGTKFFGNLFPGDPNGGGAGRKAIVHQLEESLRRLQTDFVDVYWVHNWDRTAPIEETLRALDDLVTAGKIRYVGLSDLPAWKVAEAQVTAFFRGWAPAIGLQVEYSLLERTVEGELIPVARDKGLGVLPWSPLRSGFLSGKFSRRRAGAVDTLRSGLVGVPGEHDYDVIDVLERVADEVGATPAAVALAWVQGRPGVTSTLLGARRLDQLKNNLDAVDVRLEAEHVAALDEVSAPKLNFPAENNSLLAPNLAFAGATVDGQRTTLLPLFGTDGTRY; translated from the coding sequence ATGTCACTCGATTCCTATGTCTCCCTGGGCCGTTCGGGTCTGCGGATCAGCCCGTTCACGCTGGGCGGCATGACGTTCGGTGAGGACAACGGGTGGGGGTGCAGCCCGGCCGAGGCCGAGGCGATCATGACGGAGTACCTCGACCGGGGCGGCAACTCGATCGACACCGCGAACATCTACACCAACGGCCACTCCGAGAAGATCATCGGTGATTTCCTGGCGGCCCGCCCCGGGCTCCGCGACCGGATCGTGCTCGGCACCAAGTTCTTCGGCAATCTCTTCCCGGGCGACCCGAACGGCGGCGGCGCCGGTCGCAAGGCGATCGTGCACCAGCTCGAGGAGTCGCTGCGCCGTCTGCAGACGGACTTCGTCGACGTCTACTGGGTGCACAACTGGGACCGCACCGCGCCGATCGAGGAGACGCTGCGGGCGCTCGACGACCTGGTCACCGCCGGCAAGATCCGCTACGTGGGTCTGTCGGACCTGCCGGCCTGGAAGGTGGCCGAGGCGCAGGTGACCGCGTTCTTCCGGGGCTGGGCGCCCGCGATCGGGCTGCAGGTCGAATATTCGCTGCTGGAGCGCACGGTCGAGGGTGAGCTCATCCCGGTCGCGCGGGACAAGGGGCTGGGTGTGCTGCCGTGGAGCCCGCTGCGCAGCGGCTTCCTCTCCGGCAAGTTCTCCCGGCGGCGCGCCGGTGCCGTGGACACGTTGCGCAGCGGTCTGGTCGGGGTGCCGGGCGAGCACGACTACGACGTCATCGACGTGCTCGAACGCGTCGCGGACGAGGTCGGCGCCACGCCCGCGGCCGTCGCGCTCGCCTGGGTGCAGGGGCGTCCCGGTGTCACGTCCACTCTGCTCGGTGCGCGGCGGCTGGACCAGCTCAAGAACAACCTGGACGCCGTGGACGTCCGGCTGGAGGCGGAACACGTCGCCGCGCTGGACGAGGTGTCGGCGCCGAAGCTGAACTTCCCGGCGGAGAACAACAGCCTGCTGGCACCGAACCTGGCCTTCGCCGGGGCCACGGTCGACGGGCAGCGGACGACGCTGCTGCCCCTCTTCGGTACGGACGGGACGCGGTACTGA
- the fliQ gene encoding flagellar biosynthesis protein FliQ codes for MTDTKIVELGLQAMTISAKMCAPVLITALLIGFAISLFQSVTQIQEATLSFVPKAVGVGAAILFSGNWMLHEMVTYTTQLFENIPSLLA; via the coding sequence ATGACGGACACGAAGATTGTCGAGCTGGGCCTGCAGGCGATGACCATCTCCGCCAAGATGTGTGCCCCGGTGCTGATCACGGCGCTGCTGATCGGCTTTGCGATCTCGCTGTTCCAGTCCGTCACCCAGATCCAGGAGGCGACGCTGTCCTTCGTCCCGAAGGCGGTCGGTGTCGGTGCAGCGATCCTGTTCTCGGGCAACTGGATGCTGCACGAGATGGTGACCTACACGACGCAGCTCTTCGAGAACATCCCGTCGCTGCTCGCCTGA
- a CDS encoding putative bifunctional diguanylate cyclase/phosphodiesterase: protein MRGWLPAGGGLRDEDWARRHRLLTLLLASCVVVLTIFGSLRHGLDWAWLLTVLLILPCVVGAVVLRPRRLPSILVATGFTVACGGFVAMSGGLTESHFSFFIAVAALALYRDWAPFGAFLIGTTLHHAVFGTLVSDRTYDHHNAMEHPWVWALLHGLAVLLAAVFQVVAWGLTEAEERRAQDSLAASQAQLSVAFDETPVPMAMLAPDGRLQRTNSAYRAWLGLPDELPPGFSVSDLPLTGVDDEPGNTFAELVDSPDATTITRAYRRHDDNSLIYVEIHSNGLRDRQGRLQSVFVHCLDVTRQQEHEAALRRQVRQDSLTGLLSRAAFEVDLVGLLAGSAGPASVLYLDVDRFKTINDGSGHSAGDDVLRALAARLRAVVPQGSLVARLGGDEFVVALPGSIDTGLEVGRAVLASLAEALPVAGGRLQLSMSIGLALAHGPDQAEQAVLAADTAMYTAKRAGGNRLEIFNDQMRVAVQQRIVAESRLRQALDGDRFATLPVWFQPIVSPATGLIVGAEALVRMWTTEGELLAPGHFITTAEETGLVVPLGEHVLETALRHLTEWRHELGYVSVNVSPRQLSEPDFVPMLARLLAGSTLVDPSRLVLEITETALLSTSVDLKQRLDAIKALGVRLALDDFGTGYSSLTWLQSVPADIVKLDRSFVAGLADDPRKASIISAVLWLARSLNMSVVAEGVEDLADWEALRQADCPAIQGYFFSRPVTAGDFQEMLAKTRRVSLEVG from the coding sequence ATGCGCGGTTGGCTTCCGGCCGGCGGCGGGTTACGCGACGAGGACTGGGCCCGGCGGCACCGGCTGCTGACCCTGCTGCTCGCGTCGTGTGTCGTCGTGCTGACGATCTTCGGGTCGCTGCGCCACGGTCTCGACTGGGCCTGGCTGCTGACCGTCCTGCTGATCCTGCCGTGTGTGGTCGGAGCCGTGGTCCTGCGCCCGCGCCGGCTGCCCTCGATCCTCGTAGCCACCGGTTTCACCGTCGCGTGCGGCGGTTTTGTCGCGATGAGCGGCGGGCTCACCGAGTCGCACTTCTCCTTCTTCATCGCGGTCGCGGCGCTGGCTCTCTACCGCGACTGGGCGCCGTTCGGCGCGTTTCTGATCGGCACCACGCTGCACCACGCCGTCTTCGGCACCCTGGTCAGCGACCGCACCTACGACCACCACAACGCCATGGAACACCCGTGGGTGTGGGCGCTGCTGCACGGTCTGGCGGTGCTGCTCGCGGCGGTCTTCCAGGTGGTGGCCTGGGGGCTGACCGAGGCCGAGGAACGCCGCGCCCAGGACAGCCTCGCGGCCAGTCAGGCGCAGCTGAGCGTGGCCTTCGACGAGACCCCGGTGCCGATGGCGATGCTCGCCCCCGACGGCCGGCTGCAGCGCACCAACTCCGCGTACCGGGCCTGGCTGGGTCTGCCGGACGAGCTGCCGCCCGGCTTCTCGGTGAGCGATCTGCCGTTGACCGGGGTGGACGACGAGCCCGGCAACACCTTCGCCGAGCTGGTCGACTCGCCGGACGCCACGACGATCACCCGCGCGTACCGGCGGCACGACGACAACTCGCTGATCTACGTGGAGATCCACAGCAACGGCCTGCGGGACCGCCAGGGCCGCCTGCAGTCGGTCTTCGTCCACTGCCTGGACGTCACCCGGCAGCAGGAGCACGAGGCCGCGCTGCGCCGCCAGGTACGCCAGGACTCGCTCACCGGGCTGCTGTCCCGGGCCGCGTTCGAGGTCGATCTGGTCGGCCTGCTCGCCGGCAGCGCCGGACCGGCGTCGGTGCTCTACCTGGACGTGGACCGCTTCAAGACGATCAACGACGGCTCCGGGCACTCCGCCGGTGACGACGTGCTGCGTGCCCTGGCCGCCCGGCTGCGTGCCGTCGTGCCGCAGGGTTCGCTGGTGGCCCGGCTGGGTGGTGACGAGTTCGTCGTGGCCCTCCCCGGGTCCATCGACACCGGCCTCGAGGTCGGGCGTGCCGTGCTCGCATCGCTCGCCGAGGCGCTGCCGGTCGCCGGTGGCCGCCTCCAGCTGTCCATGAGCATCGGCCTGGCCCTGGCCCACGGGCCGGACCAGGCCGAGCAGGCCGTCCTGGCCGCCGACACCGCGATGTACACGGCCAAACGGGCCGGCGGCAACCGTCTGGAGATCTTCAACGATCAGATGCGGGTTGCGGTGCAGCAGCGCATCGTCGCCGAGTCGCGGCTGCGTCAGGCGCTCGACGGCGACCGGTTCGCGACCCTGCCCGTCTGGTTCCAGCCCATCGTCTCCCCCGCCACCGGCCTGATCGTCGGCGCCGAGGCGCTGGTCCGGATGTGGACGACCGAGGGCGAGCTCCTCGCCCCCGGCCACTTCATCACGACCGCCGAGGAGACCGGCCTGGTGGTGCCGCTCGGCGAGCACGTCCTCGAGACCGCCCTGCGTCACCTCACCGAGTGGCGCCACGAGCTCGGCTACGTGTCGGTGAACGTCAGCCCGCGTCAACTGTCCGAACCGGACTTCGTGCCGATGCTGGCCCGGCTGCTGGCCGGAAGTACGCTCGTCGATCCGTCGCGGCTGGTCCTGGAGATCACCGAGACGGCGCTGCTGTCCACCTCCGTCGACCTCAAGCAGCGGCTGGACGCCATCAAGGCGCTGGGCGTCCGCCTGGCTCTGGACGACTTCGGCACGGGGTACAGCTCGCTGACCTGGCTGCAGTCGGTGCCGGCGGACATCGTGAAGCTGGACCGCTCGTTCGTCGCCGGTCTGGCCGACGACCCCCGCAAGGCGTCGATCATCTCGGCGGTGCTGTGGCTGGCCCGGTCGCTGAACATGTCGGTGGTCGCCGAGGGTGTCGAGGACCTGGCCGACTGGGAGGCGTTGCGGCAGGCCGACTGCCCGGCGATCCAGGGGTACTTCTTCAGCCGCCCGGTCACCGCCGGCGACTTCCAGGAGATGCTCGCCAAGACCCGCCGGGTCAGCCTCGAGGTGGGCTGA
- a CDS encoding DMT family transporter, which translates to MSRILTVAAGSAAMTCVGGSVAVSGLLAGAPLFTTQALRYALACLLLVVYARLVRFRLVRPRGAEWLWLGGIAITGLVVFNLALVEGAKHAEPAVIGVAIAGVPLLLAAIGPVLEGRSPRRSVLAGAAVVTVGAALVQGFGRTDGAGLAWAAVAFGCEAAFTLLAVPVLRRHGPVGVSVHTTWLAALMLAVLGPLHEGPSAITRLTGTDLLAGAYLAVAVTAVAFVLWYACVSGIGAARAGLLTGIAPIAAALTGVALGGPAPQASVWLGIAVVATGLAIGLRATPPDRPGPTATITGGPVPLLVGSTAGERA; encoded by the coding sequence GTGTCCCGAATCCTGACCGTGGCCGCCGGTTCCGCGGCAATGACCTGCGTCGGCGGCAGTGTGGCCGTCTCCGGCCTCCTCGCCGGCGCGCCCCTGTTCACCACCCAGGCCCTCCGGTACGCCCTCGCGTGCCTCCTGCTGGTCGTCTACGCGCGGCTGGTCCGCTTCCGGCTGGTCCGCCCGCGCGGCGCCGAGTGGCTGTGGCTGGGCGGCATCGCGATCACCGGACTGGTGGTCTTCAACCTCGCGCTGGTCGAAGGGGCCAAACATGCCGAGCCGGCCGTCATCGGTGTGGCCATCGCGGGCGTGCCGCTGCTGCTCGCGGCGATCGGGCCGGTCCTCGAAGGCCGCAGCCCTCGCCGGTCCGTCCTGGCCGGCGCGGCCGTGGTCACCGTCGGCGCGGCCCTCGTGCAGGGCTTCGGGCGTACGGACGGCGCCGGGCTGGCGTGGGCGGCGGTGGCGTTCGGGTGCGAGGCCGCGTTCACGCTGCTCGCCGTGCCGGTGCTGCGCCGCCACGGCCCGGTCGGCGTGTCGGTGCACACGACCTGGCTGGCGGCGCTGATGCTGGCGGTGCTCGGCCCGCTGCACGAGGGACCGTCCGCGATCACCCGGCTGACCGGCACGGACCTGCTGGCCGGCGCCTACCTTGCCGTCGCCGTGACGGCGGTGGCGTTTGTCCTCTGGTACGCGTGTGTCTCCGGGATCGGCGCGGCACGGGCCGGTCTGCTGACCGGCATCGCGCCGATCGCGGCGGCCCTGACCGGGGTGGCGCTGGGCGGCCCCGCACCGCAGGCCTCGGTCTGGCTGGGCATCGCCGTCGTGGCAACAGGTCTCGCCATCGGGCTCCGCGCTACGCCACCTGATCGGCCCGGACCAACGGCGACGATCACGGGCGGTCCGGTTCCACTACTTGTCGGGTCCACTGCTGGGGAGAGGGCATGA
- a CDS encoding SemiSWEET transporter: MHSTALLGWFGAALSMTLPWPQVWRSVVRGRTGGLSATACWQGVAMPIGWITYGLLTGESVQIVTNTVTGLTGLSILVMVLVKQGELRTPRKMLISAAGAAGVLSAAAGSAIVAVTTDLGEARVATFLGSVLAITAMLSAVPQPLSLLRDRTQDLAGLSPLRWRLAAAACSCWFAYGLTTGQVAVWLSASVGLSAALIVCWVLWAAGRTPAAAAAPAALTVPAAVTVPAAVAVPARGTARVLRPAYASAAAVRPAVAGARIVRPAASVARSARPVSGPASTPVTAATRGTAATPVAALVPAPGLLTAPALLPAPTGPAAASRRPRNTSRPVRGTARVPGQASWATTVLQGALVPA, from the coding sequence ATGCACTCCACTGCTCTCCTCGGCTGGTTCGGCGCTGCTCTGTCCATGACTCTCCCCTGGCCCCAGGTCTGGCGTTCCGTCGTCAGGGGCCGCACCGGCGGCCTCTCGGCCACCGCCTGCTGGCAGGGTGTGGCGATGCCGATCGGCTGGATCACCTACGGCCTGCTGACCGGCGAGAGCGTCCAGATTGTCACCAACACGGTCACGGGCCTCACAGGTCTGTCGATCCTGGTGATGGTCCTGGTGAAGCAGGGCGAGCTGCGCACCCCGCGCAAGATGCTCATCAGCGCGGCCGGTGCGGCGGGTGTGCTCAGCGCCGCCGCGGGCAGCGCGATCGTCGCCGTCACGACCGACCTCGGCGAGGCCCGCGTCGCGACGTTCCTCGGTTCGGTACTCGCGATCACCGCGATGCTCTCGGCGGTGCCGCAGCCGCTGTCCCTGCTGCGCGACCGCACGCAGGACCTGGCCGGCCTCTCACCCCTGCGCTGGCGGCTCGCGGCCGCGGCCTGCTCCTGCTGGTTCGCGTACGGCCTGACGACCGGCCAGGTGGCGGTGTGGCTGTCGGCGTCGGTGGGTCTCTCGGCCGCGCTGATCGTGTGCTGGGTGCTCTGGGCCGCGGGCCGTACCCCGGCCGCCGCTGCCGCCCCGGCTGCTCTGACCGTCCCGGCTGCTGTCACCGTGCCGGCTGCTGTGGCCGTCCCGGCCCGGGGTACTGCGCGTGTTCTGCGCCCGGCCTACGCCTCCGCTGCTGCTGTTCGTCCGGCGGTGGCCGGCGCGCGGATCGTCCGGCCCGCCGCCTCGGTCGCCCGCTCGGCCCGTCCGGTCTCCGGCCCGGCCTCGACTCCCGTCACGGCGGCCACTCGGGGCACCGCGGCCACTCCGGTTGCCGCGCTGGTCCCAGCTCCGGGACTGCTCACGGCTCCCGCGCTGCTGCCGGCTCCGACCGGTCCGGCCGCTGCGTCCCGGCGTCCGCGAAACACGTCGCGCCCGGTGCGGGGCACGGCTCGCGTGCCGGGCCAGGCGTCCTGGGCCACCACGGTCCTGCAGGGCGCCCTGGTCCCCGCCTGA
- a CDS encoding PLP-dependent aminotransferase family protein codes for MEVDQIDFLALHPAAAPAKGVTTWLVDELRAAITCGKLPAGSRLPATRVLAVELGLSRGVVVEVYQRLTDEGLLSGRTGAGTVVTALAPKPRQESRTRETSGMRLPLPPSPDIDLDLSPGVPDLSAFPRAAWLRAERQVLASASNADLGYGDPRGNPQLRAGLASWLGRTRGVQASADDLIVTSGVAQALALLSQTLRSHGVTDVAVEDPGSRGTRDELAHWGLRPVPVPVDDQGVRVDALDATGLETVLLTPAHQFPTGVVLSPARRRLLLDRPGLIIEDDYDAEHRYDRAPVAALQASAPDRVAYAGSVSKSLAPGMRLGWLIAPRRLHADLVTAKHASDLGNPALPQLIFARLLATGDYERHLRTVRRRQRTRRDALLLGLREHLPRARVEGVAAGLHLLITLPGRADDLALAARIEGAGVRVHPLSWHRQLPGPPGLVIGYAALPPDRLQEAARRIGRVLR; via the coding sequence GTGGAGGTGGACCAAATCGACTTTTTGGCACTACATCCGGCAGCGGCCCCGGCCAAGGGCGTCACCACCTGGCTCGTCGACGAGCTGCGGGCCGCGATCACCTGCGGCAAACTCCCGGCCGGCTCGCGGCTGCCCGCCACCCGCGTCCTCGCCGTCGAGCTCGGCCTGTCACGCGGTGTGGTCGTCGAGGTCTACCAGCGGCTCACCGACGAAGGGCTGCTCAGCGGGCGTACCGGGGCCGGCACGGTGGTGACCGCGCTGGCACCGAAGCCGCGGCAGGAGTCGCGCACCCGGGAGACCTCCGGGATGCGGTTGCCGCTACCGCCGTCACCGGACATCGACCTGGACCTGTCCCCGGGCGTACCGGATCTCTCGGCCTTTCCGCGGGCAGCCTGGCTGCGCGCCGAGCGGCAGGTGCTCGCCTCCGCGAGCAACGCCGACCTGGGTTACGGCGACCCGCGCGGCAACCCGCAGCTGCGCGCGGGCCTCGCGAGCTGGCTCGGCCGCACCCGCGGTGTCCAGGCGAGCGCCGACGACCTCATCGTCACCAGCGGCGTCGCCCAGGCCCTGGCCCTGCTGTCGCAGACCCTGCGGTCCCACGGCGTCACCGACGTCGCGGTCGAGGACCCGGGCTCGCGCGGCACCCGCGACGAGCTCGCCCACTGGGGTCTGCGGCCGGTCCCGGTCCCCGTCGACGACCAGGGGGTACGCGTCGACGCGCTCGACGCCACCGGCCTGGAGACCGTCCTGCTCACCCCGGCCCACCAGTTCCCGACCGGCGTGGTGCTGAGCCCGGCCCGCCGCCGCCTCCTGCTGGACCGCCCCGGCCTGATCATCGAGGACGACTACGACGCCGAGCACCGCTACGACCGCGCCCCGGTCGCCGCCCTGCAAGCCTCGGCCCCGGACCGCGTCGCGTACGCCGGCAGCGTCTCGAAGTCCCTCGCCCCGGGCATGCGCCTCGGCTGGCTGATCGCCCCCCGCCGCCTCCACGCCGACCTGGTCACCGCCAAACACGCCAGCGACCTCGGCAACCCCGCCCTGCCCCAACTGATCTTCGCCCGCCTCCTGGCCACCGGCGACTACGAACGCCACCTCCGCACGGTCCGCCGCCGCCAGCGCACCCGCCGCGACGCCCTGCTCCTCGGCCTCCGCGAACACCTGCCCCGCGCCCGCGTCGAAGGCGTCGCCGCCGGCCTCCACCTCCTGATCACCCTCCCGGGCCGCGCCGACGATTTGGCCCTGGCCGCCCGCATCGAAGGGGCGGGCGTCCGCGTGCACCCGCTCTCCTGGCACCGCCAGCTCCCCGGCCCACCGGGCCTGGTCATCGGCTACGCCGCCCTCCCACCCGACCGCCTCCAGGAAGCCGCCCGCCGCATCGGCCGCGTCCTCCGCTGA
- a CDS encoding B3/B4 domain-containing protein → MNFGHHDDVWRDFPTLSAGALRADAGLDPARAEALVEHFVAIGRSRLETGPEGQFPEIQAWRRAFGALGLKPTQYRCASESLLRRLRRDGELPRVHPLVDVCNAISVAYAIPVAALDLDRIDGDLEVRHAVGDEVHLTFGGEKEHPAPGEITFADTAGNAHARRWTNRQSGLSAVSATTRTALIVTEALHETAAQDIGHVTAALADALGTTQVSVLTREAPRFTI, encoded by the coding sequence ATGAACTTCGGCCATCACGACGACGTCTGGCGGGACTTTCCGACCCTCAGCGCCGGTGCGTTGCGAGCCGACGCCGGCCTCGATCCTGCCCGAGCGGAGGCGCTGGTCGAGCACTTCGTCGCGATCGGACGGTCGCGTCTGGAAACCGGCCCGGAGGGGCAGTTCCCGGAGATCCAGGCGTGGCGGCGGGCTTTCGGCGCGCTGGGCCTCAAGCCGACGCAGTACCGCTGCGCGTCCGAGTCGCTGCTCCGGCGCCTGCGCCGCGACGGCGAGCTGCCCCGCGTCCACCCGCTCGTCGACGTCTGCAACGCGATCTCCGTGGCGTACGCGATCCCGGTGGCCGCCCTCGACCTGGACCGGATCGACGGGGATCTGGAGGTCCGCCACGCCGTCGGCGACGAGGTCCACCTGACTTTTGGCGGTGAGAAGGAGCATCCGGCGCCGGGCGAGATCACCTTCGCCGACACGGCCGGCAACGCCCACGCCCGGCGCTGGACCAACCGCCAGAGCGGCCTGTCCGCCGTTTCCGCGACCACCCGCACCGCGCTGATCGTGACCGAGGCACTTCACGAGACCGCAGCTCAAGACATCGGCCACGTGACAGCCGCGCTGGCGGACGCCCTGGGCACCACACAGGTGTCCGTTCTCACCCGGGAAGCGCCCCGATTCACGATATAG
- a CDS encoding primary-amine oxidase, whose product MRTTKIMAAVLIATGGLIGTAQSPAAAKAPAPAAAQCAASSTVKETLPNGTTWELCWRIEGKSGLVLENVLVSSKRWPDQVKVLKSVTLAQLNVPYDSGKTEYNDITEYGFGGEYLQTLAGDDCKGGSARVGSDGGAEPTRREVLCVSAESSGLAYRLQNDDSATKPYSKQGHDLVLRALSKVGWYEYVTEYRLHDDGEISARLGATGDLSPLDWVGADKGWPIGKGNKDFASSHYHSAFWRVDFDLAGRGSEKVEQYDTKVTGQGDTSAVLKTSRTAITNEGSFSKANRRWWRVVSPIAKNKDGHARSYELVTGASDVYEAHPETTPDVTFTQNHACERYATGNADPQCAGRATILDFARDKEKMTNPVMWVRVGFHHVPRDEDQSPMPLHWQGFDLVPRDFTEINRLAPDALADNNGQN is encoded by the coding sequence ATGAGAACCACCAAGATCATGGCGGCCGTTCTGATCGCGACCGGCGGTCTGATCGGTACGGCGCAGAGCCCCGCCGCCGCGAAGGCACCGGCCCCGGCCGCGGCCCAGTGTGCGGCGTCCTCGACCGTCAAGGAAACGCTGCCGAACGGCACCACGTGGGAGCTGTGCTGGCGCATCGAGGGCAAGAGCGGGCTGGTCCTCGAGAACGTCCTGGTCTCCTCGAAGCGCTGGCCGGACCAGGTCAAGGTGCTCAAGTCGGTGACCCTGGCCCAGCTCAACGTGCCCTACGACAGCGGCAAGACCGAGTACAACGACATCACCGAGTACGGCTTCGGCGGCGAATACCTGCAGACCCTGGCCGGTGACGACTGCAAGGGCGGCTCGGCCCGGGTCGGCTCCGACGGTGGTGCCGAGCCGACACGGCGCGAGGTGCTGTGTGTCAGCGCGGAGTCGTCCGGGCTGGCGTACCGCCTGCAGAACGACGACTCGGCGACCAAGCCGTACTCCAAGCAGGGCCACGACCTGGTGCTGCGCGCGCTGAGCAAGGTCGGCTGGTACGAGTACGTCACCGAGTACCGCCTGCACGACGACGGTGAGATCTCCGCGCGTCTCGGCGCCACCGGCGATCTGTCCCCGCTGGACTGGGTCGGTGCCGACAAGGGCTGGCCGATCGGCAAGGGCAACAAGGACTTCGCGTCCAGCCACTACCACAGCGCGTTCTGGCGGGTCGACTTCGATCTGGCCGGGCGGGGCTCCGAGAAGGTCGAGCAGTACGACACCAAGGTCACCGGGCAGGGCGACACGTCGGCGGTGCTCAAGACCAGTCGCACGGCCATCACGAACGAGGGCAGCTTCTCCAAGGCCAACCGCCGCTGGTGGCGGGTCGTCAGCCCGATCGCGAAGAACAAGGACGGCCACGCCCGCTCGTACGAGCTGGTCACCGGTGCCTCCGACGTCTACGAGGCCCACCCGGAGACGACACCGGACGTGACCTTCACGCAGAACCACGCCTGCGAGAGGTACGCGACCGGCAACGCGGACCCGCAGTGCGCCGGACGCGCGACCATCCTGGACTTCGCCCGCGACAAGGAGAAGATGACAAACCCGGTGATGTGGGTGCGCGTCGGCTTCCACCACGTGCCCCGCGACGAGGACCAGAGCCCGATGCCGTTGCACTGGCAGGGTTTCGACCTCGTGCCCCGTGACTTCACCGAGATCAACCGTCTCGCGCCGGACGCCCTGGCCGACAACAACGGCCAGAACTGA
- the add gene encoding adenosine deaminase: MAAHPLIDLHRHLEGSIRSSTFLDVASRDGHPLAAADRPRDLLVADGPLGGLLPYLAKVDDQIGVFAALDDWRRVAREAVEDAFDDGLDYVEFRFSPYFIRQQTGLAPEAVMDAVADGVADGSRVTGLPVGLIATILRDLGPEEALTQVRTFLTRPGLWCGVDLAGNEAGYAAELFVPAFTRVREAGLHVTVHAGEAAGPESVRAAVEHLGAERIGHGVRSAEDPALLDELARRGVTLEVALTSNTQTGAAPGYRDHQIHTLLAAGVPVTLNTDNPRVSDVTLSQEHGLALYAAGLTRAQLEAVAQQSARAAFR, encoded by the coding sequence ATGGCGGCGCATCCCCTGATCGACCTGCACCGGCATCTCGAGGGTTCGATCCGGTCCAGCACCTTCCTCGACGTGGCTTCCCGCGACGGCCATCCGCTCGCCGCCGCCGACCGGCCCCGGGACCTGCTGGTCGCGGACGGGCCGCTCGGCGGGCTCCTGCCGTACCTGGCGAAGGTCGACGACCAGATCGGCGTTTTTGCAGCTCTGGACGATTGGCGGCGGGTCGCGCGGGAGGCGGTCGAGGACGCCTTCGACGACGGGCTCGATTACGTGGAGTTCCGGTTCAGCCCGTACTTCATCCGGCAGCAGACCGGTCTTGCGCCGGAAGCGGTGATGGACGCGGTGGCGGACGGTGTCGCCGACGGCAGCCGGGTCACGGGACTGCCGGTGGGCCTGATCGCGACGATCCTGCGGGATCTGGGCCCGGAGGAGGCGCTCACCCAGGTCCGTACGTTCCTGACGCGGCCCGGGCTGTGGTGCGGTGTCGACCTCGCCGGGAACGAGGCCGGGTACGCCGCCGAGCTGTTCGTGCCGGCCTTCACCCGCGTACGGGAGGCGGGTCTGCATGTGACCGTGCACGCGGGGGAGGCGGCCGGGCCGGAGAGTGTCCGGGCGGCGGTCGAGCACCTCGGCGCGGAGCGGATCGGCCACGGCGTGCGGTCAGCGGAGGACCCGGCGCTCCTCGACGAGCTGGCCCGGCGGGGTGTGACGCTGGAAGTGGCGCTGACCAGCAACACCCAGACGGGTGCCGCTCCGGGATACCGCGACCATCAGATCCACACGCTGCTGGCCGCGGGTGTGCCGGTCACGCTCAACACCGACAACCCCCGTGTCAGTGACGTCACCCTGTCGCAGGAGCACGGCCTGGCCCTCTACGCCGCAGGGCTCACCCGGGCACAGCTGGAGGCGGTCGCGCAGCAGTCGGCGAGGGCGGCTTTCCGCTGA